The Thermococcus sp. M39 genome window below encodes:
- a CDS encoding DUF99 family protein, whose protein sequence is MIRKVKPQIRVIGFDDGTFSFKSKIERDKTILIGVVMKGSQEVVGILVRWIEVDGRDATEKMIDSIVNSRFKDLRVIMLKGITYAGFNIVDIEKLSKETGLPVIVVIRKRPDLKAMEDALRKHFPDAEERIKLLRKGGEVRELIPERLFYQAYGLEPKTAEEIIKITQKSSLIPEPLRLAHMIASAVMTGESKKE, encoded by the coding sequence ATGATTAGGAAGGTAAAACCTCAAATTAGGGTTATTGGTTTTGATGACGGCACTTTTTCTTTTAAATCCAAAATCGAGAGGGACAAAACTATTCTGATTGGAGTTGTCATGAAAGGCTCTCAAGAAGTTGTCGGAATTTTGGTAAGATGGATTGAAGTTGATGGGAGAGACGCAACAGAAAAGATGATTGACTCCATTGTAAACTCCCGCTTTAAAGATCTGAGAGTCATAATGCTAAAGGGCATAACCTATGCTGGTTTTAACATTGTTGATATAGAAAAGCTCAGCAAGGAGACAGGTCTGCCGGTGATTGTCGTCATTAGAAAAAGACCAGATTTAAAAGCTATGGAAGATGCTCTGAGAAAGCATTTCCCGGATGCTGAAGAGAGGATTAAGCTACTGAGAAAAGGTGGAGAGGTGAGAGAACTAATACCAGAGAGGCTGTTCTATCAAGCTTATGGACTTGAACCAAAAACAGCAGAAGAGATAATCAAAATAACCCAGAAGAGCTCTCTAATTCCCGAGCCTCTTAGGTTAGCTCACATGATAGCCTCAGCAGTCATGACCGGGGAGTCGAAGAAGGAGTAG
- a CDS encoding regulator of amino acid metabolism, contains ACT domain protein: protein MMLILEAYFKNYPARKKVAEFLFENGLSVKNGKIYLRNVEVPISELSRVIGVNRKIIYHTIEYIEKTYPLKLIFERLTPLPSLIDVAPIMGWEVLEIEFEKDLYSQAISSILQILSKNNVPIMEIFSRNLRDEDSKAYIVIDGTLPVDVFVKIKDIPGFKKLILHTPEKRKENFVCAYCEVRYCPKKVMLEKTGAKS from the coding sequence ATGATGCTCATATTAGAAGCTTACTTTAAGAATTATCCGGCAAGAAAAAAAGTTGCGGAGTTTTTATTTGAGAACGGGTTGAGTGTTAAGAACGGGAAGATATATCTAAGAAACGTAGAGGTTCCAATCAGTGAATTATCAAGGGTTATTGGAGTAAACAGAAAGATAATCTATCATACCATCGAATACATTGAGAAAACTTATCCGCTGAAGCTAATCTTCGAGCGATTAACTCCTCTGCCAAGCCTAATTGATGTTGCTCCAATAATGGGCTGGGAAGTTCTTGAAATTGAATTTGAAAAAGACCTCTACTCTCAAGCAATTTCAAGCATTCTCCAGATTCTCTCAAAAAACAATGTTCCGATAATGGAAATCTTCAGCAGGAACTTGAGAGATGAAGACAGCAAAGCATACATAGTTATAGACGGAACTCTGCCAGTTGATGTATTTGTAAAAATCAAAGACATACCCGGATTCAAAAAGCTCATCCTCCACACGCCAGAGAAGAGGAAAGAAAACTTTGTGTGTGCCTATTGTGAAGTGCGATATTGCCCAAAGAAAGTGATGTTGGAAAAAACTGGTGCAAAATCTTAG
- a CDS encoding DMT family transporter codes for MSTQKSAYLYAFLAVLLWSTIASAFKLSLRYLDYANLLLYASLASLLIFSILTAVQGKVHALKELSAHRYSVVLGLINPFLYYLVLFKAYSLLPAQEAQALNYTWPIMLTLLSVPLLKQKVRLRNFLGVLISFCGVLIISTRGNIAALKFANPYGAFLGLMSALIWATYWILNLKDEREAVIKMFFNFAFGFIYTLVFVLLVHGLTFPPLKGLAGAVYIGAFEMGITFLLWLKALELSETTAQIANLVYLTPFISLIIIHFAVGEKILISTIIGLALIVAGIIYGGTRRG; via the coding sequence ATGAGCACTCAAAAATCAGCTTATCTCTATGCCTTCCTTGCAGTGTTGCTGTGGTCAACTATTGCCTCAGCCTTTAAGCTCTCCCTTAGATATCTTGACTATGCAAATCTTCTGCTCTATGCCTCACTAGCATCTCTGCTCATATTTTCTATTTTGACTGCAGTTCAGGGAAAAGTTCATGCCTTGAAAGAATTGTCTGCTCACAGATACTCGGTAGTTCTCGGATTAATCAACCCTTTCCTCTACTACCTCGTCCTTTTCAAAGCGTATTCCCTCCTCCCAGCTCAGGAGGCTCAGGCTTTGAACTATACTTGGCCAATAATGCTGACTTTGCTTTCAGTTCCATTACTGAAACAAAAAGTTAGGCTTAGAAACTTTTTAGGTGTTCTCATCAGCTTTTGTGGGGTCTTGATAATTTCTACGCGGGGAAATATAGCAGCTCTTAAGTTTGCTAATCCTTACGGAGCTTTCTTGGGTTTAATGAGCGCACTGATTTGGGCAACTTATTGGATTTTGAATCTAAAAGATGAAAGAGAGGCAGTGATTAAAATGTTCTTTAACTTTGCCTTTGGTTTTATTTACACTTTAGTTTTTGTACTCCTCGTTCATGGTCTTACATTCCCTCCCCTTAAAGGCTTAGCTGGTGCAGTCTACATAGGTGCCTTTGAAATGGGCATTACTTTTCTCTTGTGGCTTAAAGCGCTGGAACTATCAGAAACAACAGCCCAAATAGCAAACCTTGTTTACCTAACCCCGTTCATCTCTCTGATTATAATTCACTTTGCAGTAGGGGAGAAGATTTTGATTTCAACAATAATCGGCCTTGCTTTAATAGTGGCTGGAATTATTTATGGAGGTACTAGGAGAGGATAA
- the queC gene encoding 7-cyano-7-deazaguanine synthase QueC — protein sequence MKRAVVLFSGGLDSTACLYWAKKNYDEVIMLTINYGSNEEKATNKVAKFFSKELNVPLKIIKLDFLEEFSKLRGTTLVGGETPKVTAKDLESMEVAQETAKSVWVPARNVVLISIAASLLDALGGGDIIVGFNAEEGATFPDNTPEFVEEMNEMLRYGALSEVKVVAPLIDLDKKGIARLLKELNAKYEYSNSCYMPKGFTEDGKPIHCGECESCVRRHRGLIEGIGDDKTVYAVEPKI from the coding sequence ATGAAAAGAGCAGTTGTCTTATTTAGCGGTGGTCTAGACTCAACAGCTTGCCTATACTGGGCAAAGAAAAATTATGATGAAGTCATCATGCTCACAATAAACTATGGCAGCAATGAGGAGAAAGCAACAAACAAGGTAGCAAAGTTCTTCTCAAAAGAGCTGAATGTTCCACTTAAAATTATCAAACTCGACTTTTTAGAGGAGTTCTCCAAGCTTAGGGGGACTACATTAGTTGGAGGGGAAACGCCAAAAGTCACAGCAAAGGATTTAGAGAGCATGGAAGTTGCTCAAGAAACAGCTAAAAGCGTTTGGGTTCCAGCGAGAAATGTTGTGTTAATCTCCATAGCTGCTTCGCTTTTAGATGCCCTAGGAGGGGGAGACATAATAGTCGGCTTCAACGCTGAGGAAGGAGCGACTTTTCCCGATAATACCCCAGAGTTCGTTGAAGAGATGAACGAGATGCTGAGGTATGGAGCATTGAGTGAGGTTAAAGTTGTTGCACCTCTCATTGATCTTGACAAGAAAGGCATCGCAAGGCTTTTGAAAGAGCTAAATGCAAAATATGAGTACTCAAACTCATGCTACATGCCGAAAGGGTTTACAGAGGATGGGAAGCCAATTCACTGCGGAGAATGTGAGAGTTGCGTGAGGAGGCATCGCGGACTAATCGAAGGGATTGGAGATGACAAGACAGTTTATGCAGTTGAGCCTAAAATTTGA
- a CDS encoding dihydroorotate dehydrogenase: protein MLSVELAKLKLENPLILASGVADMTPDLLRRAHKEGAGAVVTKSIGVEPRKGYDNPTIVELPYGLINAMGLPNPGWKAFYEEFKNEEFDFPVIVSIFGKDEKEFAFLAEKLSEVADAFELNLSCPHAKGYGMEIGQNPEMVYKVVKAVKDATDKPVIAKLTPNIDDITKIGLAAEKAGADAVSAINTVKAIAIDIYARKPILSNKVGGYSGPGIKPIALRAVYDLAKALDIDIIGIGGITTWQDAVEFLMVGAKALQIGTAVSLRGFKVFKEISEGIERFLKEEGFNSIDEIIGIALEG, encoded by the coding sequence ATGCTGAGCGTTGAACTTGCTAAGCTTAAGCTTGAGAATCCTCTCATCTTAGCTTCTGGTGTCGCAGATATGACTCCTGATTTGCTTAGGCGGGCACACAAGGAAGGAGCTGGAGCTGTTGTGACAAAATCAATTGGGGTTGAGCCTAGAAAAGGTTACGATAATCCCACGATAGTTGAGCTCCCCTACGGCTTGATTAATGCCATGGGACTTCCAAATCCAGGCTGGAAAGCTTTTTACGAGGAATTCAAAAATGAGGAATTTGATTTCCCAGTGATAGTTTCAATCTTTGGAAAAGACGAGAAGGAGTTTGCATTCTTAGCTGAAAAGCTGAGCGAAGTTGCAGATGCCTTTGAGCTTAATTTAAGCTGTCCTCATGCCAAAGGTTACGGCATGGAAATTGGGCAGAACCCAGAGATGGTGTATAAAGTCGTCAAAGCCGTTAAAGATGCAACAGATAAACCGGTAATAGCGAAGCTGACTCCGAACATTGACGACATAACTAAAATCGGACTAGCAGCAGAAAAAGCGGGAGCTGATGCAGTCTCCGCAATTAACACAGTCAAAGCTATTGCAATTGATATCTACGCAAGAAAGCCAATTTTGAGCAACAAGGTCGGCGGTTATTCTGGGCCAGGAATTAAACCAATTGCTTTAAGGGCTGTCTATGATTTAGCAAAAGCTCTGGACATTGACATCATCGGAATTGGAGGAATAACGACATGGCAAGATGCAGTTGAATTCCTAATGGTAGGTGCAAAGGCTCTACAAATTGGGACTGCTGTCTCATTGAGAGGATTTAAAGTTTTTAAAGAAATCAGCGAAGGAATAGAGAGATTTTTAAAGGAAGAAGGGTTTAATAGCATAGATGAGATAATAGGAATAGCTTTGGAGGGATAA
- a CDS encoding acylphosphatase, translating to MEIVRAHLRIYGRVQGVGFRWSMQREARKLGVNGWVRNLPDGSVEAVIEGERERVEALIGWAHQGPPFARVTRVEIKWEEPKGEKGFRVVG from the coding sequence ATGGAAATTGTAAGAGCACACCTAAGGATTTATGGCAGGGTTCAGGGGGTTGGCTTTAGATGGAGCATGCAGAGGGAGGCAAGAAAACTTGGAGTAAATGGCTGGGTCAGAAACTTACCCGATGGGAGTGTTGAAGCTGTAATAGAAGGAGAAAGGGAGAGAGTTGAAGCGTTAATTGGTTGGGCACATCAAGGCCCACCGTTTGCAAGAGTTACAAGGGTCGAGATAAAATGGGAAGAGCCAAAGGGAGAAAAGGGATTTAGAGTTGTTGGCTAA
- a CDS encoding Lrp/AsnC family transcriptional regulator yields the protein MMGENVKLTSKQIELLRKLYNEGKPIEVHTVEKSQEELARELKVTRQALSFHLKTLKEIGYIRTGRGFIDLTRKAVEFLENGKNNKAFIFVKIDPTKRKEVYEEIKELNGIRAYRVTGNIDIVIEVDRTRFEEILDKVSSIDGVRETITHFIIEPIA from the coding sequence ATGATGGGAGAGAATGTGAAGCTTACATCAAAGCAAATTGAGCTTTTAAGAAAGTTATATAATGAAGGAAAGCCTATTGAGGTCCATACTGTTGAAAAAAGCCAAGAAGAACTTGCAAGAGAACTCAAAGTTACGAGACAGGCATTGAGCTTTCACCTGAAGACCTTAAAAGAGATTGGATATATAAGAACAGGGAGAGGGTTCATAGATTTGACCAGAAAAGCAGTCGAGTTTCTTGAGAACGGCAAAAACAACAAAGCTTTTATCTTTGTAAAAATAGACCCAACAAAAAGAAAAGAAGTCTATGAGGAGATAAAGGAGCTTAACGGAATAAGGGCATATAGGGTTACTGGAAACATAGACATAGTGATTGAAGTTGACAGGACAAGATTTGAGGAAATTCTCGATAAGGTATCCTCGATTGATGGAGTCAGAGAGACAATAACCCACTTTATAATTGAACCAATTGCCTAA
- the cutA gene encoding divalent-cation tolerance protein CutA produces the protein MILVYTTFPDWESAERIVKELLEKKLIACANLREHKAFYWWEGKIEEDNEVGAILKTKVELWDELKKELKEKHPYTVPAIIRIDIDTVNKEYLKWLLEVTK, from the coding sequence ATGATACTTGTTTACACAACATTCCCGGACTGGGAGAGTGCAGAAAGGATTGTAAAAGAGCTTTTGGAGAAGAAGCTCATAGCGTGTGCTAATCTAAGAGAGCACAAAGCCTTCTACTGGTGGGAGGGAAAAATAGAGGAGGACAACGAAGTCGGTGCAATTCTTAAGACAAAAGTTGAGCTTTGGGACGAGCTTAAAAAGGAACTCAAGGAAAAGCACCCCTACACAGTTCCAGCAATAATTAGGATTGATATAGACACCGTAAATAAAGAATACCTCAAGTGGCTGTTAGAGGTTACAAAATGA
- a CDS encoding THUMP domain-containing protein, protein MATLLITVPSGREGDASLELEWALGDVKIRRTKWRGVLIVKTPLPKEEALRILRDFETTAIFKIVPLEKWVRSKKEDIIEEGFKLAKARIKEGESFAVRCKRRGNWIRSSKEIEIELGAKIKESLNVQVNLDNPDWYVWIEVLGNRTAISVIRPEEIIKKEVEL, encoded by the coding sequence ATGGCAACGCTACTCATCACTGTGCCCTCGGGCAGAGAAGGTGATGCTTCCCTTGAGCTTGAGTGGGCATTGGGAGATGTCAAAATTAGGAGAACGAAGTGGAGAGGGGTTTTAATCGTTAAAACTCCTCTGCCAAAAGAGGAAGCTTTAAGAATTTTGAGAGATTTTGAGACGACTGCAATCTTCAAGATAGTTCCCTTGGAAAAGTGGGTTAGAAGCAAAAAGGAGGATATCATTGAAGAAGGATTTAAGCTCGCAAAAGCTAGAATTAAAGAAGGAGAAAGCTTTGCCGTTCGCTGCAAGAGAAGAGGAAACTGGATACGCTCAAGCAAGGAAATAGAGATCGAGCTTGGTGCAAAAATTAAGGAAAGCTTGAATGTACAAGTTAACTTGGACAATCCAGATTGGTACGTATGGATTGAGGTCTTAGGAAACAGAACTGCAATAAGCGTTATAAGGCCAGAAGAGATAATTAAAAAGGAGGTTGAGCTTTAG